In Runella sp. SP2, the genomic window GATGTCACCCGTTGGGTTAATGGCATTTTGCGATTGTAGTACCTTCACCACTTGCTGCAAACTCACGCCGTACTGCGACATTTTTTCCGAGCTTGACGATACCACAATTTCTTCTTTCTGTTCGCCAATGCGCTTTACTTTTGAAGTAGCAGGAATCGCGCGGAGATAATCTTCCAGTTTCTGAGCGTATTCTTTTAATTCCGTTGGGCTTGCGGTTGGACTTTCCAAGGCAATCACCATGGCTTCGGTATCGCCAAAGTCGGAGTTGACCAACGGGCCTCGAACACCTTCGGGAAGGTCGAGCTGCTTGGCAACCAATAACTGATTGCGCAATTTGCTCCAAAAAATATCTGGTTGTTTTACCCTTTCTGTCAATTCCACGTTGATAACAACCACACCGTCTTTGGTGGTAGAGTACGTTTTGGCCTTGTTAACTTCTTCGTATTGAAACAAATACTGTTCGAGTTTCTTGGTCACTTGGTCTTCTACTTGGGCAGAATTGGCCCCTGGGAAATAGGCAACGACCAAACCCGAACGAATGGTGATTTTTGGGTCTTCGCGGCGGGGCATATTCAACAATGACTGTATCCCGACGGCAAACAACATCAGCAAAACCGACAATGTTATTTGCTTGTATTTCAATGATGCTTGAGTGATATTCATGGCTGTCTATTGGTTAATTGAAACCACTGTTCCGTCCGTAATTTTTGCTTGTCCTGCTACCACCACACGCTCTCCTGCTTGTACCCCTTTGGTGATTTCAATTTTATTTTCTATCATTTTACCAATGCCTACCTCGCGCTTAAACGCCTTGTTTTGAGCTTTATCCACGACATAGACGTACGTCTGGTTGTTCAAATCATGGATGATACATTCGGCGGGAAGCAATATGGCTTGCGATATAGCATCGACCTTGATTTTTGCCTCGGCAATCATCCCTGGTCGGATTTGAGAGGCGGGATTGGCCACTTCAATCTTGATGGTAAAAGCGCGGGTTGTGGCATCCGCAGCCGAACCCACCTCAATGACGCGTCCTACAAAGGTTTTTTCTAACGCCGAAACGGTAATTTCGGCGCGTTGACCAATTTTGATGTAATGAAGTTCACCCTCAGGGATATACGCTAACACCTTTACTTTACTAATGTCCGATACGACAAAGGCTGGAATACCGACACCCACAATTTCGCCCGTCTCGGTAAGTTTTTTCAACATCACTCCCCCAATCGGCGAATATAGCTTGGTATCACTTTCGTTTTTGGCGTGAAGTTGCTGCTGAAGTTTGGCTTGTTGCAAAGAGAAATTCACCTTTGAAAAATCACTGTCTGTGACACTTCCTTTGTCGTGTAAGGATTTCAGACGCGAAAATTCGTCCGAAACGGCATTGACCTGAACATCCGACAATTCTTTGGCGATGTGGTAGTTGGTAGGCTCCAAACTTGCTACCAACTGACCTTTTCTGACCATTTGGCCTTCTTTGGCCGAAATAAAATTTACTTTACCCGCCACCAAAAAGGCTAGCTTCACGGTGGTATTTCCTTCGATATTACCACTGACCGACACATCGTTTTTCACGGTCGTGGTCTGCACTTCTTCTATGCTAACTGGAATGGCGGCTTCGGCCGTTTTCTCGGCCGTTTTTTCAGGTTTTGAGTTACAACCTACCAGCAATGCAACCAAGGCTGGTGCGGCAAAAATGACTGTCTTTTTCATGGGGATTGCGTACCTTTTGTTTTGATGCTACAAAGGTCGCGGGTATTTTTCCCCCAATTTTTAAGATAGATTAAAAAATGAACTGATTTTCATTTTTTAATCTACCACCCCATTTTAAGCAATTTGTCCACGAATTACGCTGAGGGTTTGTTGGGTAATGCCCAAATACGACGCCACGTGCCCAAGCGGCGCCCGAAGAAGAATGTTGGGATACTCGGCAATCATGCGCTCGTAGCGTTCTTTGGCCGTGTGAAATTTCAAAAAGTAATTGGTATCGGCTAGTTTTTTGATCACGCCGTACAAAATGAGTTTTTCTAAATGACTCACCTCAGGTAGCTTGTTACTCAGCTCCGTAAAGTCACGAAAATTGAATGAAGTAACCGTGGTTGGCTCTAAGGCATCGCAACCGTAGGGAGAGTGTTGTTGGTAAAAAATGCTCTCGACCGACATCAATACGGAATCTTCGGCAAAAAAACCGTGGGTGATTTCTTTGCCATCTTTTTCGTAAAACATCCGCAAAAGTCCTGATTCGATGAAATAGACGCGTTGGGGAGAATCACCTTCGGCAAATAACACCTGGCCTTTGGGGTAGGTCTTGGTTTTGGAATGATTTTGTACCCAATCGACGAGCGAATCTGAGTAAATACCGTGCTGTTTGAGATACGACAATATGTCCATCAAGAATGCCTGCTTGTAGTTGGGGAGTAAAGTAACAAAAAACAGTACATTAATTCATCATCCGATACTCGCTCGGTTTCATCCCCGTTTGCGATTTAAAGAAACGAGCAAAATCACTTATCTCGTTTTTCCCAATTTTGTAGGCGATTTCGGTAACGGTAAGGTTGGTTTGTTTCAACAATAATTTTGCTTCCAGCAACAGCATTTCATTCAGTAATTCATGGGCCGATTTTCCTAAAGTTGTTTTTACACATTTATTCAAATGATTGGGCGATATGGCCATCAATTCTGCATACTCGGTAGTTTTTTGCTTCTCATAAATGTATTGTGACAAGTACTTTTTATACTGTTCAGTAATCAAAAAAGCAGAATTTGAAATATTTGGTTTAGATGAACCGATAAATATTTTTAATTCAGTGAAGACCGTCATCAAGTACATTCTTAAAATATCGAATCTACAATTTTCCCCCGCATTGTATTCTTGAATGAGCCTTTCGAGTAAAGGAATAATACGCATTTTGGCTTGTTCATCAATCTTAACAATTGGATTGGCGTGAAACTCCAAAAATGTAAATTCATTGATAAGATCTTTTGTTTTATAGTCAACATTCAACAATTCCATATCAAAATGGCAGTAATATCCTTCGCTACCAAAGCATATTTCTTGGTGCGTTGTAATCTGATAAGCAGGGAGAAAAAAAAACGTGTTTTCTCCGAAATCGTAGCTATCTAAGCCTTTACTTCTGATACTTCGCCCTTTGGTTAAAAAAAAGAAACTATAAACCGAGATTCGACGAGGCACAATATCGGATTGAGTTGGAAAGTTCACTATTTTCATGTAGTCCTCGATGCGATTGATATGAAAATTAGAGTGAACTTTCGTAGTGAAAGCAACATGCGTTTTCAATTCTCTATGCAAATTAGACATAAGCTGATTTGCATCAATTATTGGAACAGAACTGCTTTCTTTCATGGTTGTATTATATTATTTGAGTTGTTGTATTACTTTTTCAGCGGAACGCACCGCCAATGCCACACTGGTGAGGGTAGGATTTGATGCCGTAGCAACAGGAATGACACCGTTACCTCCTACAAATAAATTA contains:
- a CDS encoding AraC family transcriptional regulator, with the protein product MKESSSVPIIDANQLMSNLHRELKTHVAFTTKVHSNFHINRIEDYMKIVNFPTQSDIVPRRISVYSFFFLTKGRSIRSKGLDSYDFGENTFFFLPAYQITTHQEICFGSEGYYCHFDMELLNVDYKTKDLINEFTFLEFHANPIVKIDEQAKMRIIPLLERLIQEYNAGENCRFDILRMYLMTVFTELKIFIGSSKPNISNSAFLITEQYKKYLSQYIYEKQKTTEYAELMAISPNHLNKCVKTTLGKSAHELLNEMLLLEAKLLLKQTNLTVTEIAYKIGKNEISDFARFFKSQTGMKPSEYRMMN
- a CDS encoding efflux RND transporter periplasmic adaptor subunit, encoding MKKTVIFAAPALVALLVGCNSKPEKTAEKTAEAAIPVSIEEVQTTTVKNDVSVSGNIEGNTTVKLAFLVAGKVNFISAKEGQMVRKGQLVASLEPTNYHIAKELSDVQVNAVSDEFSRLKSLHDKGSVTDSDFSKVNFSLQQAKLQQQLHAKNESDTKLYSPIGGVMLKKLTETGEIVGVGIPAFVVSDISKVKVLAYIPEGELHYIKIGQRAEITVSALEKTFVGRVIEVGSAADATTRAFTIKIEVANPASQIRPGMIAEAKIKVDAISQAILLPAECIIHDLNNQTYVYVVDKAQNKAFKREVGIGKMIENKIEITKGVQAGERVVVAGQAKITDGTVVSINQ
- a CDS encoding Crp/Fnr family transcriptional regulator — its product is MDILSYLKQHGIYSDSLVDWVQNHSKTKTYPKGQVLFAEGDSPQRVYFIESGLLRMFYEKDGKEITHGFFAEDSVLMSVESIFYQQHSPYGCDALEPTTVTSFNFRDFTELSNKLPEVSHLEKLILYGVIKKLADTNYFLKFHTAKERYERMIAEYPNILLRAPLGHVASYLGITQQTLSVIRGQIA